One Bacillus sp. FJAT-52991 genomic region harbors:
- a CDS encoding DASS family sodium-coupled anion symporter has product MKTSVDKKNLNWLWLCLAFLALITILLLPTPADLPESGQRALAILAFAVILWVTEAVSYPVSAFMIIGLISVLLGLAPSIEDPSTPLGTGNALKLALSGFSSSAVALVAGALFLAAAMQATNFHKRLALFILSKVGPKTNNIVIGAILVSIVLAFFVPSATARAGAVIPILLGMVAAFGLAKESRLAALLVITSVQAVSIWNVGIKTAAAQNMIGLEFMEKAFGESVSWSEWLLYAGPWSIIMSILLFFIMIRVIRPETSEITNGDILVKRQLQELGPLTAPEKRLIFISIALLFLWSTEEILHPFDTSTVTLIAVAILLTPKIGVFDWKTVEKQIPWGTIIVFAVGISLGGVLLETEGAAWLSSKVFSALGLDSMPLLSIIAILTLFNILIHLGFASATSLASALIPIVITLVTTLNVDVNEAGFVLIQQFVISFGFLLPVSAPQNMLAYGTGTFTVKDFLKAGIPLTIAAYLLVMLFSMTYWKWIGLL; this is encoded by the coding sequence ATGAAAACTTCAGTCGATAAGAAGAACTTGAATTGGCTTTGGCTTTGTCTCGCTTTTCTCGCTCTAATCACGATTTTATTATTGCCAACACCTGCCGACTTACCTGAGTCTGGACAAAGAGCACTTGCGATCCTCGCTTTTGCCGTCATTCTTTGGGTGACGGAAGCTGTTTCGTACCCAGTGAGTGCCTTTATGATTATTGGATTAATTTCAGTTTTACTCGGATTGGCTCCAAGTATAGAAGATCCTTCTACTCCGCTTGGAACAGGAAATGCGTTAAAACTAGCTTTATCTGGATTTAGTTCTTCTGCAGTGGCGCTTGTAGCGGGAGCCTTGTTTTTAGCTGCAGCGATGCAAGCAACAAACTTTCATAAACGATTGGCTTTATTCATTTTATCCAAAGTGGGCCCGAAAACGAATAATATTGTGATCGGTGCCATTTTAGTCAGTATTGTCCTTGCTTTCTTCGTGCCGAGTGCCACAGCTCGTGCCGGAGCGGTCATCCCAATTTTACTTGGAATGGTTGCAGCATTTGGTCTAGCAAAAGAAAGTCGTCTTGCTGCTTTACTTGTGATTACCTCTGTGCAAGCCGTTTCCATTTGGAATGTAGGTATTAAAACGGCTGCAGCTCAAAACATGATTGGGCTAGAGTTTATGGAAAAAGCATTTGGCGAATCGGTTTCTTGGAGTGAATGGCTACTGTACGCAGGTCCATGGTCCATCATTATGTCGATTCTTCTGTTCTTTATTATGATTCGTGTTATTCGTCCAGAAACGAGTGAAATTACGAATGGAGATATCCTTGTAAAAAGGCAGCTGCAAGAGCTAGGTCCATTGACAGCTCCCGAAAAAAGATTGATTTTCATTTCAATCGCCTTGTTATTTTTATGGTCGACAGAGGAAATCCTTCATCCTTTTGATACATCAACAGTAACATTAATTGCCGTTGCGATTTTACTTACACCGAAAATTGGTGTATTCGATTGGAAAACAGTTGAAAAACAAATTCCATGGGGAACAATCATTGTCTTTGCCGTTGGAATCTCACTCGGTGGAGTATTGCTAGAAACAGAAGGTGCAGCTTGGCTTTCTAGTAAGGTGTTTAGTGCACTTGGTCTAGATTCGATGCCATTATTAAGTATCATCGCCATCTTAACTTTGTTCAATATTTTGATTCATCTTGGCTTTGCCAGTGCCACCAGCTTGGCTTCAGCGTTAATACCGATCGTCATCACTCTCGTTACTACATTAAATGTCGATGTGAATGAAGCTGGGTTTGTTTTAATTCAACAATTTGTCATTAGTTTCGGTTTCTTGCTGCCTGTGAGCGCTCCGCAAAATATGCTAGCTTACGGAACAGGAACATTTACAGTGAAAGACTTTTTAAAAGCGGGAATTCCGCTCACAATTGCCGCATACTTACTCGTTATGTTGTTTAGTATGACGTATTGGAAATGGATTGGATTACTATAA
- a CDS encoding MDR family MFS transporter → MREQKNIRLVLAGLLLGIFMSSMDNTIVATALGSILADLGGVESYAWITSAYAVAVLAGMPIFGKLSDMYGRKRFFLFGLVVFLIGSALCGVAQSIPQLAMYRAIQGIGGGALLPIAFTIVLDIFPPEQRGKMTGLIGAVFGASSVIGPLLGAWITDSISWHWVFYVNIPIGIVSLFLIVKFYQESPNHTKQSIDWFGAITLVTSVVSFMFALELGGKEFAWDSWQIISLFTISGLLFILFLWVETKAKEPIISFWMFKNRLFASAQVLAFLYGATFVALTIFIPIFVQAVYGGSATNAGVILMPMLLGSVVGSGIAGVTQTKLPYRTIMTISITSYAVGMTLMSTINPDTSRLALTMYMILVGFGVGFSFSLLPSASIHKMEYKYRGSANSTNAFFRSLGLAIGITVFGSIQTKLFTSKLNEKLASIGGQGAGDFGSADNLQSIFQPEQRAMIPKEVLNVIVDAMSYSISTTFLWALIPIAFSAVAVFFMGNERLNVAKKPN, encoded by the coding sequence ATGAGGGAGCAAAAAAATATACGCCTTGTCTTGGCGGGACTACTTTTAGGAATCTTCATGTCTTCAATGGACAATACGATTGTGGCGACGGCTTTAGGATCCATTTTAGCTGATTTAGGTGGTGTCGAAAGCTACGCTTGGATCACGTCGGCTTATGCGGTCGCTGTGCTTGCTGGGATGCCGATTTTCGGGAAATTATCTGATATGTATGGAAGAAAGCGATTCTTTTTATTTGGTTTAGTTGTGTTTTTAATTGGCTCGGCTCTTTGTGGCGTGGCGCAATCGATTCCACAATTGGCGATGTATCGCGCTATACAAGGGATTGGCGGAGGTGCGTTGTTGCCGATTGCCTTTACGATTGTATTAGATATCTTTCCTCCGGAGCAGCGCGGAAAAATGACCGGATTGATTGGTGCTGTTTTTGGCGCTTCAAGCGTCATTGGTCCATTATTAGGTGCATGGATTACCGATTCTATTAGCTGGCATTGGGTATTTTATGTCAATATTCCTATTGGCATTGTGTCATTATTCTTGATCGTCAAGTTTTATCAAGAGTCACCCAATCATACAAAGCAGTCGATCGATTGGTTTGGAGCGATTACGCTCGTCACGTCCGTCGTCAGCTTCATGTTTGCCCTTGAGCTTGGCGGGAAAGAATTCGCTTGGGACTCTTGGCAAATCATCTCGTTATTTACGATTTCTGGATTGCTTTTCATTCTCTTTTTGTGGGTGGAAACGAAAGCGAAGGAACCGATTATTTCGTTTTGGATGTTTAAAAATCGATTATTTGCTTCTGCACAAGTGTTAGCCTTTTTATACGGAGCTACCTTTGTTGCGTTGACCATTTTCATTCCCATTTTCGTACAAGCGGTGTATGGTGGTTCAGCGACAAATGCTGGAGTTATTTTAATGCCGATGCTGCTTGGTTCTGTTGTAGGATCAGGTATTGCTGGGGTTACACAAACGAAGCTACCGTATCGCACCATTATGACGATCTCGATTACTTCATATGCGGTGGGCATGACGTTAATGAGTACTATCAATCCTGATACATCACGCCTCGCTTTGACCATGTATATGATATTAGTTGGTTTTGGCGTTGGATTTTCCTTTTCTCTTCTTCCATCCGCATCGATTCATAAGATGGAGTACAAGTATCGCGGGTCCGCTAACTCCACAAACGCGTTCTTTCGTTCCTTAGGATTAGCGATCGGAATTACCGTCTTTGGGTCGATCCAAACAAAGCTATTTACAAGCAAGCTCAACGAAAAACTAGCTTCCATCGGTGGACAAGGTGCAGGTGATTTTGGTTCAGCTGATAATTTACAAAGCATCTTTCAACCTGAGCAACGAGCGATGATCCCAAAAGAAGTGTTAAATGTGATCGTAGATGCGATGTCTTATTCCATCTCTACCACTTTTCTATGGGCTCTTATTCCCATTGCTTTTTCCGCTGTAGCCGTATTCTTTATGGGAAATGAACGACTAAACGTTGCAAAAAAGCCAAATTAA
- a CDS encoding DNA topoisomerase III, with product MAKSVVIAEKPSVARDIANVLKCTKKGNGFLEGNKYIVTWALGHLVTLADPEAYDNKYKTWNLEDLPMLPERMKLVVMKQTGKQFNAVKAQLNRSDVSEIIVATDAGREGELVARWIIDKAKVRKPIKRLWISSVTDKAIKDGFNNLKPGKAYENLYASAVARSEADWYIGLNATRALTTKFNAQLNCGRVQTPTVAMVAAREDEIKNFKPQTYYGIEAQTDGLKLTWQDANGNSRNFNKEKIDAIVKSLGRKDASVVSIDRKAKKTFAPSLYDLTELQRDANKIFGYSAKETLNIMQKLYEQHKVLTYPRTDSRYLSSDIVSTLPERLNACGIGEYRPLANKVLNKPIKATKAFVDDSKVSDHHAIIPTEGYVNFSAFTDKERKIYDLVVKRFLAVLFPAFEYEQLTVQAKIGDEKFIAKGKLVMNIGWKEVYKNRFNDEESTDDVKEQLLPSIEKGDVLKTKLIVQTSGQTKPPARFTEATLLSAMENPTKYMKTNDKKLVDTLKSTGGLGTVATRADIIDKLFNSFLIEKRGGKEIYITSKGRQLLDLVPEELRSPATTADWEQKLELISKGKLKKDVFINEMKEHTKEIVAEIKASDKKYKHDNISTKSCPDCGKPMLEVNSKKGKMLVCQDRECGHKKNVARVTNARCPQCKKKMELRGEGEGQIFTCKCGYREKLSAFEARRKKESGGKVDKRSVQKYLKQQEKEAEPLNNAFADLLKGFKLDK from the coding sequence ATGGCAAAAAGTGTAGTAATTGCTGAGAAACCTTCCGTTGCACGTGATATTGCGAATGTATTGAAGTGTACGAAGAAAGGCAATGGATTTTTAGAAGGTAATAAGTACATCGTCACTTGGGCATTAGGACATTTAGTGACGTTAGCAGATCCAGAGGCATACGATAATAAATATAAAACATGGAACCTAGAAGATCTTCCTATGCTTCCAGAACGCATGAAATTAGTGGTTATGAAACAAACTGGAAAACAGTTTAATGCTGTAAAAGCACAGTTAAATCGCAGTGATGTGAGTGAAATAATTGTAGCTACTGATGCCGGGAGAGAAGGAGAATTAGTTGCGCGTTGGATTATTGATAAAGCAAAAGTCCGTAAGCCAATCAAACGTCTGTGGATTTCCTCTGTAACAGATAAAGCGATTAAAGATGGATTCAATAACTTAAAGCCTGGTAAAGCTTATGAAAACTTATATGCTTCGGCAGTAGCACGTTCTGAGGCAGACTGGTATATCGGTTTAAACGCAACTCGTGCACTAACAACTAAATTTAATGCTCAACTAAATTGTGGTCGTGTACAGACACCAACAGTTGCAATGGTTGCAGCACGTGAAGATGAAATAAAAAACTTCAAACCTCAAACGTATTATGGTATTGAAGCTCAAACAGATGGACTTAAATTAACGTGGCAAGATGCGAATGGTAATAGTCGTAACTTTAATAAAGAAAAAATCGATGCAATCGTTAAATCGCTTGGACGTAAAGATGCGAGTGTTGTTTCCATTGATCGTAAAGCAAAAAAAACATTTGCCCCTTCTTTATATGATTTAACAGAGTTACAACGTGATGCGAATAAAATCTTTGGTTATTCAGCTAAAGAAACATTGAACATCATGCAAAAACTGTACGAACAACATAAAGTGTTAACTTATCCTCGTACTGACTCACGTTATTTATCTTCTGATATCGTTAGCACACTTCCAGAGCGTTTAAATGCATGTGGTATAGGTGAATATCGGCCTCTAGCAAATAAAGTGTTGAATAAGCCTATCAAAGCGACAAAAGCATTTGTAGATGATAGTAAAGTAAGTGATCACCATGCGATCATTCCAACAGAAGGCTATGTGAATTTTTCAGCATTCACAGATAAAGAACGCAAAATTTATGATCTTGTAGTAAAACGCTTCTTAGCTGTATTATTCCCTGCTTTTGAGTACGAGCAGTTAACAGTACAAGCAAAAATTGGTGATGAAAAATTCATTGCTAAAGGAAAATTAGTAATGAATATCGGTTGGAAAGAAGTGTACAAAAACCGGTTCAATGATGAAGAATCAACTGACGATGTAAAAGAGCAACTATTACCTAGTATTGAAAAAGGCGATGTATTAAAGACAAAACTAATTGTTCAAACATCAGGCCAAACAAAGCCACCTGCACGCTTTACAGAGGCAACTTTACTGTCAGCAATGGAAAATCCTACAAAGTACATGAAAACAAACGATAAGAAGCTTGTCGATACGTTAAAATCAACTGGTGGACTTGGTACAGTTGCAACTCGTGCTGATATTATTGATAAATTATTCAATTCATTCCTAATCGAAAAACGTGGTGGAAAAGAAATCTATATCACTTCTAAAGGTCGTCAACTGCTAGATTTAGTACCAGAAGAATTAAGATCGCCAGCGACAACAGCTGATTGGGAACAAAAGCTTGAGCTGATTTCTAAAGGAAAACTGAAAAAAGATGTGTTCATCAATGAAATGAAAGAACACACAAAAGAAATTGTGGCAGAAATTAAAGCAAGCGATAAAAAATATAAACACGATAATATCTCAACAAAATCTTGCCCAGACTGCGGGAAACCGATGTTAGAGGTGAACAGCAAGAAAGGTAAAATGCTTGTCTGCCAAGATCGTGAATGCGGTCATAAAAAGAACGTGGCACGCGTAACCAATGCCCGCTGCCCACAATGTAAAAAGAAAATGGAACTTCGTGGTGAAGGAGAAGGGCAAATCTTCACATGTAAATGTGGATATCGTGAGAAACTATCTGCTTTTGAAGCAAGACGTAAAAAAGAATCTGGTGGAAAAGTGGATAAACGCTCTGTACAAAAGTACTTAAAACAGCAGGAAAAAGAGGCAGAGCCATTAAATAATGCATTTGCTGATTTGCTAAAAGGATTTAAATTAGATAAATAG
- the metA gene encoding homoserine O-acetyltransferase MetA — translation MPINIPRQLPATEILEKENIFVMDVDRAHSQDIRPLNILILNLMPEKEKTEAQLLRLLGNTPLQVNVSFLYTATHESKNVSKSHLEQFYTTFEEVKHRRIDGMIITGAPVELMEFEDVNYWKELEGIMDWAKTNVTSSLHICWGAQASLYHHFGIGKFELPKKCSGIYKHTVIEPTVKLLRGFDDEFYAPVSRYTDVEVEAILAHEELMLLSSSEEAGPFLIMSKDEKQIMITGHLEYDVHTLAEEYSRDVAKGIEIDMPKNYFPDNNPTKKPVNKWRSHAHLLFSNWLNYYVYQETPYEWE, via the coding sequence ATGCCAATCAATATACCAAGACAACTTCCGGCAACAGAAATATTAGAGAAAGAGAATATTTTCGTGATGGATGTCGACCGCGCGCACAGTCAAGATATTCGTCCGTTAAATATTTTGATCTTAAATTTAATGCCGGAAAAAGAAAAAACAGAGGCCCAGCTGCTTCGTCTATTAGGAAATACCCCGCTTCAGGTGAATGTTTCCTTTTTATATACAGCCACTCATGAATCGAAAAATGTAAGCAAATCGCATTTAGAGCAATTTTACACGACATTTGAAGAGGTAAAGCATCGACGAATCGACGGAATGATTATTACTGGAGCGCCCGTGGAATTGATGGAATTCGAGGATGTGAATTACTGGAAAGAACTAGAAGGGATCATGGACTGGGCGAAAACAAATGTGACGTCCTCTCTCCATATTTGCTGGGGAGCTCAAGCATCACTATACCATCATTTTGGTATCGGTAAATTTGAGCTTCCAAAAAAATGTTCTGGTATTTACAAACATACGGTAATAGAGCCAACAGTTAAACTATTGCGAGGTTTTGATGACGAGTTTTATGCGCCGGTTTCTCGTTACACGGATGTCGAAGTCGAAGCAATTCTAGCTCATGAAGAACTGATGCTTCTGTCTTCTTCGGAGGAAGCAGGTCCGTTTCTTATCATGTCTAAAGATGAAAAACAAATCATGATTACTGGTCACTTGGAATACGACGTGCATACATTAGCGGAAGAATATAGTCGGGATGTAGCAAAGGGAATTGAGATTGACATGCCAAAAAATTATTTCCCAGACAATAATCCGACAAAGAAACCTGTAAACAAATGGCGTTCACACGCACATTTGCTGTTTTCCAACTGGTTAAACTACTATGTTTATCAAGAAACGCCATATGAGTGGGAATGA
- a CDS encoding carbon-nitrogen family hydrolase, translated as MKMKIACLQMDIAFGDPTTNYQRAEQWLQQVADQGCELAILPELWTTGYDLTRLDEIADQEAIQAIAFLSEQAKKHRLHLIAGSVANQTQDGVENTLLVINQQGELVKKYSKLHLFRLMEEEKFLQAGNEDGLFSLEGETMAAFICYDIRFPEWLRKHVLAGAKVLFIPAEWPLARVDHWRTLLIARAIENQAYVIGCNRSGADPKNVFAGHSMIIDPWGEIIAEAGEAEQLLVGEIDLEKVEEIRKRIPVFEDRRPSFY; from the coding sequence GTGAAAATGAAGATTGCTTGTCTCCAAATGGATATCGCCTTTGGAGATCCGACCACCAATTATCAACGAGCGGAGCAATGGCTACAACAAGTAGCTGATCAAGGATGCGAGCTTGCGATATTGCCAGAATTGTGGACAACAGGATATGACTTAACTCGCTTAGATGAAATTGCCGATCAGGAAGCAATTCAAGCGATTGCTTTTTTAAGCGAACAGGCAAAAAAACATCGTCTGCATCTGATCGCAGGATCAGTAGCGAATCAAACACAAGACGGCGTAGAAAATACATTGCTCGTTATTAATCAACAGGGTGAATTAGTTAAGAAATATAGCAAACTTCACTTATTCCGCTTGATGGAAGAGGAGAAATTTTTACAGGCAGGTAATGAAGATGGGCTATTTTCACTGGAAGGAGAAACAATGGCCGCGTTTATTTGCTACGATATCCGCTTTCCTGAATGGCTTCGAAAGCACGTGTTAGCTGGCGCAAAAGTGTTATTTATTCCTGCTGAATGGCCGCTCGCCCGTGTGGATCATTGGCGCACATTGCTGATTGCTCGAGCCATTGAAAACCAAGCGTATGTGATTGGCTGTAACCGAAGCGGAGCAGATCCGAAAAATGTATTTGCTGGCCATTCCATGATCATTGATCCATGGGGAGAAATCATTGCTGAAGCCGGTGAAGCTGAACAATTGCTCGTCGGGGAAATCGATTTGGAGAAAGTAGAGGAAATCCGTAAACGAATCCCAGTATTTGAAGATCGTCGACCATCGTTTTATTAA
- a CDS encoding pyridoxal phosphate-dependent aminotransferase, whose protein sequence is MKDFEQSKLLQALPDQFFAKLGQKVADAMKEGRDVINLGQGSPDQPPPNHVINALQQAAENPVNHKYSPFKGFPYVKEACAQFYKREYGVDVDPETEIALLFGGKAGLVELPQVLLNPGDVALVPDPGYPDYWSGIALSGAEMYTMPLTEENRYLPRYEEIPGDVLKRAKLLFINYPNNPTGAMADEAFFEETIAFANKHNLCVVHDFAYGAIGFDDNKPVSFLQVEGAKEIGLEIYTMSKTYNMAGWRVGFAVGNPSVVAALELLQDHLHCSLFGGIQEATAAALLGEQQGVKEQEEMYEKRRNLLIDGLNRIGWKVEAPEGSFFSWLKVPEGYTSEQFSERLLNEANVVVAPGVGFGKYGEGYVRAGLVVSEDKILEAIERIDRLKIFENRVDSFS, encoded by the coding sequence ATGAAAGATTTTGAGCAATCCAAATTGCTGCAAGCGTTGCCGGATCAGTTTTTTGCTAAGCTTGGACAAAAAGTGGCTGATGCGATGAAAGAAGGACGAGATGTGATTAATTTAGGGCAAGGAAGTCCTGATCAGCCTCCGCCGAATCATGTGATCAACGCCTTGCAACAAGCAGCTGAAAATCCGGTGAATCATAAATATTCCCCGTTTAAAGGATTTCCGTATGTGAAAGAAGCGTGTGCTCAATTTTATAAGCGAGAATACGGTGTCGATGTTGACCCAGAGACAGAAATTGCTCTTTTATTTGGAGGGAAGGCAGGGCTTGTGGAATTACCGCAAGTATTGTTAAATCCAGGTGATGTGGCATTAGTACCAGATCCCGGTTATCCCGATTATTGGTCAGGGATTGCACTTTCAGGAGCAGAGATGTATACGATGCCGCTCACGGAAGAGAATCGTTATTTGCCTCGCTATGAGGAGATTCCTGGGGATGTACTGAAACGAGCGAAGCTATTGTTTATTAATTATCCAAATAATCCGACCGGAGCAATGGCAGATGAAGCCTTTTTTGAAGAAACGATTGCTTTTGCGAACAAGCATAATCTATGTGTGGTACATGACTTTGCTTATGGAGCGATTGGTTTTGATGACAATAAGCCCGTTAGTTTTTTACAAGTAGAAGGGGCGAAAGAGATCGGATTAGAAATATATACAATGTCGAAAACATATAATATGGCCGGCTGGCGCGTAGGCTTTGCGGTGGGCAATCCGAGTGTGGTTGCGGCACTAGAATTATTGCAAGATCATTTGCATTGCAGTTTATTTGGCGGAATACAAGAAGCGACAGCAGCGGCTTTGCTTGGGGAGCAACAAGGCGTAAAAGAACAGGAGGAGATGTATGAAAAACGTCGCAATTTGTTAATCGACGGACTCAATCGCATCGGCTGGAAAGTTGAAGCGCCTGAAGGATCATTTTTTTCGTGGTTAAAAGTGCCAGAAGGCTATACGTCTGAGCAATTTAGTGAGCGTTTGCTGAATGAAGCGAATGTAGTGGTGGCACCAGGCGTGGGCTTTGGAAAATATGGAGAAGGGTATGTGCGAGCAGGGTTAGTCGTTTCGGAAGACAAAATTTTAGAAGCGATTGAGCGAATCGATCGACTGAAAATTTTTGAAAATCGGGTTGACAGTTTTTCATAA
- a CDS encoding class I SAM-dependent methyltransferase, producing the protein MTAIIDEQVEWTISGTSFFDTANVQEGENVLYIGGNLAFLSRLAAENVSVTSSLPVEDQTFDSALTNLSLQKVEEAETVLKHIFAQLKPGGRLVADFAELETLRHAGEFAYKKSLPDYWDLLREIGFEAIFVQQITACTIEEVVLQGWEELVGTKKFPVKVNRFVALKGH; encoded by the coding sequence ATGACAGCAATTATAGATGAACAAGTAGAGTGGACCATTTCCGGTACGAGTTTTTTCGATACAGCCAATGTGCAAGAAGGAGAGAATGTATTATATATTGGGGGGAATTTAGCCTTTTTGTCTAGATTAGCGGCAGAAAATGTGAGTGTGACGTCCTCTCTTCCGGTAGAAGATCAGACATTTGATAGTGCTTTAACGAACTTAAGTCTTCAGAAAGTGGAGGAAGCAGAAACGGTATTGAAACACATCTTTGCTCAATTAAAGCCAGGTGGCCGATTGGTGGCGGATTTCGCTGAATTAGAAACCCTTCGTCATGCAGGAGAGTTCGCCTATAAGAAAAGCTTGCCTGATTACTGGGATTTACTTCGCGAAATCGGTTTTGAAGCCATTTTTGTTCAGCAAATCACCGCCTGCACGATCGAAGAAGTTGTTCTTCAAGGGTGGGAAGAACTGGTGGGTACTAAAAAATTCCCTGTTAAAGTGAATCGTTTTGTTGCTTTGAAAGGTCATTGA
- a CDS encoding AAC(3) family N-acetyltransferase, with protein MARKDLIDQTKSLITRETLVKDLHALGLKLGDHVIVHSSLSSIGWVAGGEIAVIQALMDTITVEGSIVMPAQTTHNTDPKYWENPPVPEEWWPSIRFMMPAYLPDITPTLGMGKIAEAFRSFPDVRRSLHPACSFTAWGKHTDWIVSHHAPDFPFGDHSPLAKLYDLDASILFIGTDYDSCTAMHLGESRAKDGRPIFEQGSAMLENGERVWKTYQQLEEYSNRFQDVGAAFEQLHHVHTGNIGQAACKVIKLRPLVDFTAQYFNDLSKQQNDSL; from the coding sequence ATGGCAAGGAAGGACTTAATTGATCAGACGAAGTCTTTAATTACGCGAGAGACGTTAGTGAAGGATTTACACGCTCTTGGACTCAAATTAGGAGATCATGTGATTGTTCACTCTTCTTTAAGTTCGATTGGCTGGGTAGCTGGCGGAGAGATTGCAGTGATTCAAGCATTGATGGATACGATCACCGTGGAAGGATCAATTGTTATGCCCGCTCAAACGACTCATAATACTGATCCAAAATATTGGGAGAATCCACCTGTTCCTGAAGAGTGGTGGCCGAGCATTCGTTTTATGATGCCCGCTTATCTCCCTGATATTACCCCGACCCTTGGGATGGGAAAAATTGCCGAAGCGTTTCGCAGTTTTCCCGATGTTAGGCGCAGCCTTCATCCAGCTTGTTCGTTTACCGCTTGGGGAAAACACACGGATTGGATTGTTAGCCATCATGCCCCCGACTTTCCATTTGGTGATCATTCGCCACTCGCTAAGCTCTATGACTTAGATGCCTCGATTCTTTTTATCGGCACCGATTACGACTCCTGTACCGCCATGCATTTAGGCGAGTCTCGTGCAAAAGATGGGCGTCCGATTTTTGAACAAGGTTCTGCTATGCTTGAAAATGGCGAACGAGTGTGGAAGACGTATCAACAGTTAGAAGAATACTCCAATCGCTTTCAAGATGTTGGAGCTGCTTTTGAACAGTTGCATCATGTGCATACTGGCAACATTGGTCAAGCGGCTTGTAAAGTGATCAAGCTTCGACCGTTAGTGGATTTCACTGCACAGTATTTCAATGACCTTTCAAAGCAACAAAACGATTCACTTTAA
- a CDS encoding anthranilate synthase component I family protein — MKQVNNQRVFYRTIPYTKEQFFHQYKALTADQSHHVILESGRGGRLSIAGLSPFAIVQSTDEGIQIDTSAGQESRQGVPLHELEQWMKSYELPKMEGLPDFQGGAIGYISYDYARYIEKLPDQSADDLGLPLIYFLIFDEWAVFNHQTEQLWLMILSSEEEAKIKLGQAETSWTTKVENKPYSLAAPANQELSVSFSEESFKEAIEQTQHYISQGDVFQVNLSVRQSRELTVPALAVYEELRALNPSPYMGYIHTPDFQIVSGSPELLVKKAGSELSTRPIAGTRSRGKDEAEDLRLANELIENEKERAEHVMLVDLERNDLGRVSKYGTVEVNEFMVIEKYSHVQHIVSNVRGELAEGKTNADVIEAVFPGGTITGAPKVRTMEIIEELEPVRRGIYTGSIGWLGFNEDMELNIVIRTMLVKDGQCHVQAGAGIVIDSDPKNEYKESLKKAVAGWKAKEMAENKIVK; from the coding sequence ATGAAGCAAGTGAACAATCAACGTGTATTTTACCGAACGATTCCTTATACGAAAGAACAATTTTTTCATCAATATAAAGCGTTAACTGCAGATCAGTCTCATCATGTCATTTTAGAAAGTGGGCGTGGGGGGCGATTGAGCATTGCGGGTTTGTCTCCGTTTGCGATTGTGCAATCCACAGATGAGGGAATTCAAATAGACACATCTGCTGGTCAAGAAAGTCGTCAGGGAGTTCCTCTTCATGAACTGGAACAGTGGATGAAGTCATATGAACTACCGAAAATGGAAGGATTACCTGACTTTCAAGGGGGAGCGATTGGCTATATTAGCTATGATTATGCCCGTTATATTGAAAAGTTACCTGATCAATCAGCGGATGATCTAGGATTGCCGCTTATTTATTTTCTTATATTTGATGAATGGGCTGTGTTCAATCATCAAACAGAACAGCTGTGGTTAATGATTTTGTCTAGTGAGGAAGAAGCGAAGATAAAGTTAGGTCAGGCAGAAACAAGCTGGACAACTAAAGTTGAAAATAAACCTTATTCTCTTGCCGCACCAGCTAATCAAGAGTTATCCGTTTCTTTTTCAGAAGAATCTTTTAAAGAAGCGATCGAACAAACACAGCACTACATTTCTCAAGGAGACGTGTTCCAAGTGAACTTATCGGTTCGCCAGTCTCGTGAATTAACGGTTCCGGCACTTGCTGTATACGAAGAGTTACGAGCATTAAACCCTTCTCCATATATGGGATACATTCATACGCCGGATTTTCAAATTGTCTCAGGATCCCCTGAATTATTAGTCAAAAAAGCAGGTTCTGAACTAAGCACCCGACCTATTGCTGGCACTCGTTCCCGCGGAAAAGATGAAGCGGAGGACTTACGCTTGGCCAATGAATTGATCGAGAATGAGAAAGAGCGGGCAGAACATGTCATGCTTGTAGACTTGGAGCGCAATGATCTTGGTCGCGTCAGTAAATATGGTACCGTCGAAGTAAATGAATTTATGGTGATCGAAAAATACTCCCATGTTCAGCACATCGTCTCCAATGTGCGTGGCGAGCTAGCGGAAGGAAAAACGAATGCGGACGTCATTGAAGCCGTATTCCCAGGCGGCACCATTACCGGAGCGCCAAAAGTACGGACGATGGAGATCATTGAAGAGCTCGAACCGGTACGCCGCGGCATTTACACTGGATCAATCGGCTGGCTCGGCTTCAATGAGGACATGGAATTAAACATTGTGATTCGGACGATGCTGGTCAAAGATGGACAATGCCACGTCCAAGCAGGAGCTGGTATCGTGATTGACTCCGATCCGAAAAACGAATACAAAGAATCCTTGAAAAAAGCAGTAGCCGGTTGGAAAGCGAAGGAAATGGCAGAGAATAAAATAGTGAAGTAA